From Micromonospora carbonacea:
GCCGGGGCCGCCGCCCCGGACGGTGCTGCCGCGTCCCCAGCCCCAGTGCGACCCGACGGTCGAGTGGTAACGGGGGTAGGCGGTGGTGAGGCGTTCGAGCAGGATCACCGAGCCGGCGGCGATCGGCAGGATCACCACCGAGTCGTCGTCGTAACGCAGGTAGACGCCGCTGCCGTCGACGTACTGGTCGGCCGGCTGCCAGGCGTCGGTGACCTCCTTGGCGACCTGGCTGGGCGTCTTCGACGAGG
This genomic window contains:
- a CDS encoding DUF4247 domain-containing protein — encoded protein: MTYRRWFVVGAAVAVVGALLAAFAIFYGNFSPRGYVQDRYNRAASRDIGGAAMAYTSSKTPSQVAKEVTDAWQPADQYVDGSGVYLRYDDDSVVILPIAAGSVILLERLTTAYPRYHSTVGSHWGWGRGSTVRGGGPGAGK